One genomic region from Candidatus Nomurabacteria bacterium encodes:
- the rpsO gene encoding 30S ribosomal protein S15, with protein sequence MITSDNKQKIIKDLQKSKSDVGSSAVQVGILTKRIEEITEHLKTNKKDHMARRGLLQMVGKRKRHLAYIAKKDSAEYLALIKKLGLRR encoded by the coding sequence ATGATTACATCAGATAATAAGCAAAAGATTATTAAGGATTTGCAAAAAAGTAAAAGTGACGTTGGTAGTTCAGCTGTGCAGGTTGGAATACTTACTAAACGAATAGAAGAAATTACTGAGCACCTAAAAACTAATAAAAAAGATCATATGGCACGTCGTGGACTACTGCAGATGGTAGGTAAGCGCAAGCGTCATTTGGCTTATATTGCTAAAAAGGATAGCGCTGAGTATCTTGCTTTGATTAAAAAATTAGGATTAAGACGCTAA
- a CDS encoding DDE-type integrase/transposase/recombinase — MQQIYTESFLRGYARKTMRSIQDITQHPYKHVIEQRLKIIQFYDDFGEQATRQAFSVSRSTVFSWKRRLKDNNGSLRCLAPKSTAPKHKRKRMVDMRITNFILEQRSLHPKLSKDKLAVLLKDECTAWNLKPPSASTVGRILKDLKFQGLLPKYTRLTVSGATGKLLEKQSRKPRLNKQRRNGYQPEQPGDMLQIDTIVKFINGIRRYVLTAVDYKGRFGFAYGYTSPSSTNAADFLNKLQAVTPFEIRRVHHDNGSEFYKHFIRACDERNIEQLWNYPKRPKNNGMVERFNRSIQEEFIDWNLDNLAYDLEDFNNSLMDWCIWYNTKRPHYGLGLKSPMQYLLEVLQLSQQESRMLWTDTLSCFTDESMVLS, encoded by the coding sequence ATGCAACAGATATATACTGAATCATTCTTGAGGGGTTATGCTCGTAAGACTATGAGATCTATACAAGACATAACCCAACACCCATATAAACATGTAATTGAGCAAAGACTCAAGATAATTCAGTTCTATGATGATTTCGGGGAACAAGCCACCAGACAAGCTTTTAGCGTAAGTAGGAGCACTGTGTTCAGCTGGAAGAGGCGTCTAAAGGATAACAATGGCTCACTCAGATGTTTAGCTCCAAAGAGCACTGCACCAAAACACAAACGCAAGCGAATGGTAGATATGCGTATTACTAACTTTATTCTAGAACAAAGAAGCTTACACCCTAAGCTAAGTAAAGATAAGCTAGCCGTATTACTCAAAGATGAGTGTACAGCTTGGAATCTAAAACCACCTTCGGCATCTACCGTAGGTAGAATCCTCAAAGACCTTAAGTTTCAAGGCCTATTACCAAAATATACCAGGTTAACCGTTTCAGGTGCTACCGGCAAACTACTTGAGAAACAAAGTCGTAAGCCAAGACTCAATAAACAACGCAGGAATGGTTATCAGCCTGAGCAACCAGGAGATATGCTACAGATAGACACTATTGTTAAGTTTATAAACGGTATACGCCGTTATGTACTTACAGCAGTAGATTACAAAGGTAGATTCGGCTTTGCCTATGGCTATACTAGCCCCAGTAGTACCAACGCAGCAGACTTCCTGAACAAACTGCAAGCTGTTACCCCATTTGAGATCAGACGAGTGCATCATGACAATGGTAGTGAGTTCTACAAACACTTCATAAGAGCCTGTGATGAACGAAACATTGAACAGCTCTGGAACTATCCCAAAAGACCTAAGAATAACGGAATGGTTGAAAGATTTAACCGTAGCATCCAAGAAGAGTTTATAGACTGGAACCTAGATAATCTAGCCTATGACCTTGAGGATTTCAATAATTCATTGATGGACTGGTGTATATGGTATAACACAAAAAGACCACATTATGGACTTGGTTTAAAAAGTCCAATGCAGTACTTACTAGAAGTGTTACAATTAAGCCAACAGGAGTCCAGAATGTTATGGACGGATACATTATCTTGCTTTACAGATGAGAGTATGGTATTATCTTAG
- a CDS encoding DNA translocase FtsK 4TM domain-containing protein: protein MARKRKRQARKKQAEVVERSPFWAMAGGVLMILLALFTLLGGFGAGGPLPEGLFKVAYTIFGLGAYMVPIALIFFGVIKFTSEDHRIPLSKAVSMLAFLILFATWLHVAFVSGDAVSGFSGGFGGKVGALIGNTTLGAITQIPASIMFFIFSLLAFFFAFNISPDIFLKFGAIFKRDKEEDSELADLKKNSGFVLNEGVPVEHSGTKSRALKNSVQKLTAEENHEALTVKSDPSWKLPSISLLNQEQDKADPGDVEAKAQLISDSFANFNINVEMEGANVGPRVTQYTLKPGNGVKLSKLAGYADNLAYDLEATSIRIEAPIPGKRAVGIEIPNKRSATVRISSVLQSPEWKKLSGPLGFVIGKDISGLPVTADLAKMPHLLVAGQTGSGKSVMINTILTSLLYRNSPSDLKLVLVDPKQVELKPYDDIPHLLTEVITEPEKCISALKWTVAEMERRYKAMSEIRVRNIVEYNNKKKEEGMPYIVVVIDELADLMMVAARDVEALIVRIAQKARAVGIHLILATQRPSVDVITGLIKANVPARIAFTVASQVDSKTIIDKAGAEKLLGQGDMLLLTADMPKAKRVQGALITDEETNKVTDFIRDQREPNYDDEVVSQPVQLNGRGGVVSDGGSAVDDPMYKEAVSVVVESRKASTSYLQRRLQVGYGRASRFIDTMEEQGIVGPAKGSRPRDVLIDSMDSVSGQEESYEPESEES from the coding sequence ATGGCAAGAAAAAGAAAAAGACAAGCAAGAAAGAAACAGGCCGAAGTAGTAGAGCGCTCACCGTTCTGGGCTATGGCCGGTGGTGTATTAATGATTTTGCTGGCATTATTTACATTACTTGGTGGGTTTGGTGCTGGCGGTCCTTTGCCAGAGGGTCTTTTCAAGGTTGCATATACAATTTTTGGTCTTGGCGCTTACATGGTGCCTATTGCTCTGATATTCTTTGGTGTAATTAAGTTTACGTCTGAAGATCACCGTATTCCGCTAAGCAAAGCAGTTAGCATGCTTGCATTTCTTATACTATTTGCCACCTGGCTTCATGTAGCGTTTGTATCAGGAGATGCAGTCAGTGGTTTTAGTGGTGGATTTGGGGGGAAGGTTGGTGCGTTAATAGGCAACACGACTCTCGGTGCAATTACACAAATCCCTGCATCAATAATGTTTTTCATATTTTCACTACTGGCATTTTTCTTTGCTTTTAATATATCACCAGATATATTCCTGAAATTTGGCGCTATATTTAAGCGAGACAAAGAAGAGGATTCTGAGCTTGCTGATCTAAAAAAGAATTCAGGATTTGTGTTAAATGAGGGTGTTCCAGTAGAGCATAGTGGCACTAAATCAAGGGCTTTAAAAAATAGTGTTCAGAAACTCACTGCCGAAGAGAACCACGAAGCATTGACCGTTAAGAGTGATCCATCGTGGAAATTGCCGAGTATTAGCTTGCTAAACCAGGAGCAAGACAAGGCAGATCCTGGTGATGTTGAGGCTAAGGCGCAATTGATTAGTGATTCATTTGCTAATTTTAATATTAATGTTGAAATGGAGGGCGCAAATGTTGGGCCTAGGGTAACTCAATACACATTGAAGCCTGGTAACGGCGTAAAATTGAGTAAACTCGCTGGGTATGCCGATAATTTGGCCTATGACTTAGAGGCCACATCAATAAGGATTGAAGCGCCAATACCAGGAAAAAGGGCGGTAGGTATCGAGATTCCAAACAAAAGATCGGCGACAGTTCGCATTAGTAGCGTTTTGCAATCACCAGAGTGGAAGAAATTGAGTGGGCCATTAGGCTTTGTTATTGGAAAAGATATATCAGGCTTACCTGTAACAGCAGATTTAGCCAAGATGCCTCACCTACTTGTAGCAGGGCAGACTGGTTCTGGTAAGTCGGTTATGATTAATACGATTCTTACGAGTTTGCTGTATCGAAACAGTCCTAGTGATCTTAAGTTGGTTCTAGTTGATCCAAAGCAGGTAGAACTTAAGCCTTACGATGATATACCTCATCTGTTAACAGAGGTGATTACCGAACCAGAAAAGTGTATTAGTGCTCTAAAATGGACTGTAGCAGAGATGGAACGTCGATATAAAGCGATGAGCGAAATACGTGTACGCAATATTGTTGAGTATAACAATAAAAAGAAAGAGGAAGGAATGCCATATATCGTTGTTGTGATAGACGAATTGGCGGACCTAATGATGGTAGCGGCGCGCGATGTAGAGGCTCTTATTGTGAGGATCGCTCAAAAGGCTCGAGCAGTCGGTATTCACTTGATTTTGGCAACACAACGACCAAGTGTCGATGTTATTACCGGACTCATTAAGGCTAATGTTCCAGCTAGGATTGCATTCACTGTGGCTAGCCAGGTGGACTCAAAGACTATTATTGATAAGGCTGGTGCCGAAAAGCTACTTGGGCAAGGTGATATGTTGCTCTTGACTGCAGATATGCCTAAGGCTAAACGTGTTCAAGGTGCTTTGATTACTGACGAAGAGACAAACAAGGTTACTGATTTTATTCGCGATCAAAGAGAGCCGAACTATGATGATGAGGTTGTGAGTCAACCAGTTCAGCTAAATGGTCGCGGAGGTGTCGTAAGTGATGGAGGAAGTGCAGTGGACGATCCTATGTATAAAGAGGCGGTTAGCGTTGTTGTAGAAAGTCGCAAGGCAAGCACAAGTTACTTGCAGAGGAGACTACAAGTAGGTTACGGGCGAGCCTCACGATTTATCGACACGATGGAAGAGCAAGGGATAGTTGGTCCAGCCAAAGGCTCTAGACCAAGAGATGTTTTGATTGATTCTATGGATAGCGTATCGGGGCAAGAGGAATCTTACGAGCCAGAGTCAGAAGAATCGTAA
- a CDS encoding uracil-DNA glycosylase produces MAQNKQQGLNNIASSIVDDNICPELAKGATQLVFGSGNPDADLVFVGEAPGKNEDLQGKPFVGASGKLLDEMLDSISLSREDVYITNIVKYRPPNNRDPLPAEKRAFLPYLQAQIEVIHPKIVIPLGRHSMNCFLPDLQIGKVHGQAHRIFWPITADTGEEKGINITVLPLYHPAMALYNRSMQSVLFDDFRHILKVLLEV; encoded by the coding sequence ATGGCACAAAACAAACAGCAAGGCTTAAATAATATTGCCTCGTCAATTGTTGACGATAATATATGTCCGGAATTAGCAAAAGGGGCGACTCAGCTAGTGTTCGGAAGTGGTAATCCAGATGCTGATTTGGTTTTTGTTGGTGAAGCACCTGGCAAAAACGAAGATTTACAAGGCAAGCCATTTGTCGGAGCATCAGGTAAGCTTCTTGATGAGATGCTAGACTCAATAAGTCTTTCAAGAGAGGATGTTTATATAACCAACATCGTTAAGTATCGACCACCTAATAATCGCGATCCTTTACCAGCAGAAAAACGAGCCTTCTTACCATATTTGCAAGCCCAAATAGAGGTAATTCATCCCAAAATAGTCATCCCACTAGGTAGACATAGTATGAATTGCTTCTTACCAGATTTGCAGATAGGCAAAGTTCACGGTCAGGCTCATCGTATTTTTTGGCCGATCACAGCCGACACTGGCGAAGAAAAAGGTATTAATATAACAGTCTTGCCTTTATATCATCCAGCGATGGCCTTATATAACAGGAGTATGCAAAGTGTTCTTTTTGACGACTTTAGACATATCCTAAAAGTTTTACTAGAAGTTTAA
- the pnp gene encoding polyribonucleotide nucleotidyltransferase: protein MGQTINPTGKKIIKVETEFCGRKLSLEVGRVGFRTTASVIARYGDTVVLASAMVGDKPLEGFDYFPLSIDYEEKMYASGKISGSRFIKREGRPSEDAILIGRLIDRPIRPLWPKGYRHEVQGVATVLSMDPSFRPDMIAMLAISSAFMLTGAPFDGPVAGVRVGFKNGKPEAFLSAKELENNKLDLVVAGKKDTVMMVEAGANEVTEEELLSALEYASKVIKPAIELQEELAKKVGVVAQEFELSLPDSDIQERVATWLEGRLGAQLRAPYPERNDLVNDLRDQMREHFIAEIGEEVFAEQRQEYDDAFILAIHKDVREGIIKEGIRPDGRALTEVRTLSSETGILPRAHGSSLFTRGLTQAMNIVTLAPLSYAQLIDTMEKDEEKRYMHHYNAPGYTVGEVRRLGSPGRREIGHSALAERALVAVLPDEATFPYAIRSVSEIMSQNGSTSMAATCSSCLALLDAGVPLKRPVSGIAMGLMMDGDKPVILSDIADAEDFAGDMDFKVTGTEKGITALQMDMKVHGLSVKVLASALEQAKVGRSHILKHMLETINSPKEMSKYAPRVEAIKINPDKIRDVIGKGGETINKIIAETGAEIDIKDDGTVMIASPDKQSIDSAVAWVKSLTAEPEVGKIYQNCRVVSVLEFGAFVEIMPGHEGLVHVSEMKEERVNKPSDVVKEGDEVDVKLVAIDDRGRLQLSMKAVAREKKK, encoded by the coding sequence ATGGGACAAACAATTAACCCAACAGGAAAGAAAATAATAAAAGTAGAAACAGAGTTTTGTGGCCGAAAGCTTAGCCTGGAGGTAGGCAGAGTTGGGTTTAGAACTACTGCTTCTGTCATTGCTCGTTATGGTGATACCGTAGTTCTTGCTTCAGCAATGGTCGGTGATAAGCCACTTGAAGGTTTTGACTACTTTCCTTTAAGTATTGACTACGAAGAAAAAATGTATGCATCAGGAAAGATCAGTGGCTCACGATTTATAAAAAGAGAAGGACGCCCAAGCGAAGATGCAATTCTGATCGGTCGATTAATAGATAGACCGATTCGCCCGTTATGGCCAAAGGGTTACAGACACGAGGTTCAGGGTGTGGCTACTGTCTTGAGTATGGATCCTAGCTTTAGGCCAGATATGATAGCAATGTTAGCTATAAGTTCAGCATTTATGTTAACTGGTGCGCCATTTGATGGTCCAGTTGCGGGTGTGAGAGTTGGTTTTAAAAATGGTAAACCTGAGGCCTTTTTGAGTGCTAAAGAGCTAGAGAATAATAAACTAGATTTGGTTGTGGCGGGCAAAAAAGATACTGTTATGATGGTTGAAGCTGGAGCGAACGAGGTCACCGAAGAAGAACTATTAAGTGCCCTGGAGTACGCCAGCAAGGTTATTAAGCCAGCTATTGAACTTCAAGAGGAGTTAGCAAAGAAGGTGGGTGTAGTTGCTCAAGAATTTGAGCTAAGTTTACCAGATAGCGACATACAAGAACGTGTAGCAACTTGGCTAGAAGGAAGGTTAGGGGCTCAGCTTCGCGCACCATATCCAGAGAGAAATGATCTAGTAAATGATTTACGGGATCAAATGCGTGAGCATTTTATCGCAGAAATTGGAGAAGAAGTTTTTGCGGAACAGCGTCAAGAATATGATGATGCTTTTATATTGGCGATTCATAAAGACGTACGCGAAGGAATTATTAAAGAAGGAATTCGTCCGGATGGTCGTGCATTAACCGAAGTTAGGACTTTGTCTAGCGAAACTGGAATTTTGCCTAGAGCTCACGGTTCAAGTTTATTTACGCGTGGATTAACTCAGGCTATGAATATCGTGACCCTGGCTCCTCTTAGCTATGCTCAGTTGATTGACACCATGGAAAAGGACGAAGAAAAGCGTTACATGCATCACTATAACGCACCTGGATATACAGTTGGTGAGGTTCGTAGGTTAGGTAGTCCAGGGCGTAGAGAAATTGGACACAGTGCACTTGCCGAAAGGGCTTTGGTTGCGGTTTTGCCAGACGAGGCTACATTCCCATATGCCATTCGTTCGGTTTCCGAAATTATGAGCCAGAACGGCTCTACTTCAATGGCGGCTACTTGTTCTAGTTGCTTGGCCTTGCTAGATGCTGGTGTTCCACTAAAGCGACCAGTTAGCGGTATTGCCATGGGGCTAATGATGGATGGTGATAAGCCGGTTATATTGAGTGATATTGCTGATGCTGAGGATTTTGCGGGAGATATGGATTTTAAGGTTACCGGAACAGAAAAGGGTATAACGGCACTTCAGATGGATATGAAGGTTCATGGCTTATCTGTTAAGGTACTAGCTAGTGCGCTGGAGCAGGCAAAAGTCGGCCGAAGCCACATCCTAAAACATATGCTAGAAACCATTAACAGTCCAAAAGAGATGAGTAAATATGCACCTCGTGTAGAAGCAATCAAGATTAATCCAGATAAAATTCGTGATGTTATTGGAAAGGGTGGAGAAACAATAAATAAAATAATTGCCGAGACTGGTGCCGAAATTGATATCAAAGATGATGGTACTGTAATGATTGCCAGCCCAGATAAACAATCCATAGATTCTGCGGTAGCTTGGGTTAAAAGTTTAACCGCTGAGCCAGAAGTTGGAAAGATCTATCAAAACTGTCGAGTAGTTAGCGTATTAGAGTTTGGTGCTTTCGTAGAGATCATGCCAGGACACGAGGGCCTAGTTCATGTTAGCGAAATGAAGGAAGAGCGGGTTAATAAACCCAGTGACGTCGTTAAAGAAGGCGATGAGGTAGACGTTAAATTAGTGGCAATTGATGACCGTGGTCGGTTACAATTAAGTATGAAGGCAGTTGCTCGAGAAAAGAAGAAATAA
- a CDS encoding ribonuclease J, with protein sequence MNQNQPNNKQNNKTRPTINNNPKRNPKQSNKPTNGGRSTSRGAAIRAQKRSLDDAQKMIDQYTSASQKPGLKPRANTIVDDFDKLKITFLGGLEDVGEKNCTIIEYQNDAIILDCGNNLGVDLPGINYEIVDPTYLEGIRHKIKAYVITHGHLDHIGGLKHIVPKFPAPIYGSRYSIGIVEKTFDDVPAGQEHFEPKTVVMNMDGHERLKIGNFFVELLRITHSIPDASSVVIDSPVGRIIATGDFRLDPEPLDNKPSDTERLKQLGDEGVLLLLTESSYSDAEGRTPTEHTLQQSFHDIIKNTQGRIFCAVFSSNMNRIQMIINSAVESGRKVALDGRSMMAYAEIAVRQGILKVPKGTIMAMKDATNVPDEQLLVMCTGGQGEPNAALQRMSEGNHQYIKLKPGDTVVVSSSPIPGNEVRYDAIGNNLAKLGVHLYRHPTHEVDGCGPLHVSGHARRDEMRDMINLVRPKFIIPVHGGMLRRRYHAELAIEEGWKRESTVLANNGDSFLISENKVEPVGQVPHGSLLVDQTGSVVSNIVVKDRIILAGEGMMAVVLTVDRKTGTLLTSPDILTRGFIYIRDSEELMNGLRTELRRAVVQRFKRVDLDRFKQELKDHVTHYLYDQTQRSPIVIPVVNVVGGKQGGNNEKQNNPNKKSAEKTPEQIEKDQQERFAALRAKLLNSK encoded by the coding sequence ATGAACCAAAATCAACCAAATAATAAACAAAATAACAAAACGAGACCAACTATAAATAATAATCCTAAAAGAAACCCAAAACAATCAAATAAACCAACGAATGGAGGGCGCAGTACATCAAGGGGCGCCGCAATACGCGCCCAAAAACGTAGTCTTGATGATGCGCAAAAAATGATAGATCAATATACCTCTGCGTCTCAAAAGCCAGGCTTAAAGCCAAGAGCTAACACTATAGTTGATGATTTTGACAAGTTGAAGATAACATTTTTGGGTGGGCTTGAGGACGTTGGCGAAAAAAACTGCACCATCATTGAGTATCAAAACGACGCAATCATTCTAGATTGTGGAAATAACCTAGGGGTTGATTTGCCAGGTATTAATTATGAAATTGTTGACCCAACATACCTAGAGGGCATCAGGCATAAAATAAAAGCTTATGTAATAACTCATGGACATCTGGATCATATTGGTGGATTGAAGCACATCGTGCCGAAGTTCCCAGCCCCTATATATGGATCTCGATACTCTATCGGAATTGTAGAAAAGACATTTGATGATGTGCCGGCCGGTCAAGAGCATTTTGAGCCAAAAACTGTGGTAATGAATATGGATGGTCATGAAAGATTAAAGATAGGAAACTTTTTTGTAGAATTATTAAGAATCACACACTCTATACCCGATGCTAGTTCTGTGGTGATTGATTCTCCAGTTGGGCGAATTATTGCAACTGGCGATTTTAGACTAGACCCAGAACCATTAGATAACAAACCAAGTGACACAGAGAGACTTAAACAGTTGGGCGATGAAGGCGTTTTACTGCTTCTAACAGAGAGTAGTTATTCAGATGCCGAAGGACGAACACCGACCGAACATACTTTACAACAGAGTTTTCACGATATCATTAAAAATACTCAAGGGCGTATATTTTGTGCAGTTTTTTCAAGCAATATGAACCGTATCCAAATGATTATTAACTCGGCGGTTGAGTCAGGGCGTAAGGTTGCCCTAGATGGACGAAGCATGATGGCCTATGCTGAAATTGCTGTCCGTCAAGGTATTTTAAAGGTACCAAAAGGTACTATTATGGCTATGAAAGATGCTACAAATGTGCCTGATGAGCAACTATTGGTAATGTGTACCGGTGGTCAGGGCGAGCCAAACGCTGCCTTACAGCGGATGAGCGAAGGCAATCATCAATACATTAAACTTAAGCCTGGAGATACAGTAGTGGTAAGTTCTTCGCCAATTCCTGGTAACGAGGTTAGATATGACGCCATTGGAAATAATCTTGCAAAGCTTGGAGTACATTTATATCGTCACCCAACCCACGAGGTGGATGGCTGTGGCCCATTGCACGTATCGGGGCACGCTCGACGAGATGAGATGAGAGATATGATTAACCTTGTGCGTCCTAAGTTCATTATTCCAGTTCATGGCGGTATGCTAAGGCGACGATACCATGCTGAACTGGCTATTGAGGAAGGTTGGAAGCGTGAGTCTACAGTCTTGGCAAATAATGGTGATAGTTTTTTGATTTCTGAAAATAAAGTTGAGCCTGTTGGACAAGTGCCTCACGGCAGTTTGCTTGTTGACCAAACAGGTTCCGTTGTCAGTAATATTGTTGTAAAGGATAGAATAATATTAGCTGGTGAGGGAATGATGGCTGTTGTATTAACCGTTGACCGCAAGACCGGAACACTACTAACAAGCCCTGACATCTTGACACGAGGGTTCATCTATATTCGCGATTCAGAAGAGTTAATGAATGGTTTGCGCACAGAATTAAGACGAGCCGTTGTTCAGCGATTTAAGAGGGTAGATCTCGATAGATTCAAACAAGAGCTCAAAGACCACGTCACTCACTATTTATATGATCAGACTCAGCGTTCGCCAATTGTGATACCGGTTGTTAATGTTGTTGGCGGTAAACAAGGTGGCAACAATGAAAAACAGAACAACCCTAACAAAAAATCTGCAGAAAAAACTCCAGAACAAATTGAAAAAGACCAACAAGAACGTTTTGCGGCATTACGTGCAAAATTACTGAATTCAAAATAA